One part of the Musa acuminata AAA Group cultivar baxijiao chromosome BXJ1-5, Cavendish_Baxijiao_AAA, whole genome shotgun sequence genome encodes these proteins:
- the LOC135674425 gene encoding V-type proton ATPase subunit B 2-like isoform X1, with translation MGEAKKSVDVEEGSLEIGMEYRTVSGVAGPLVILDKVKGPKYQEIVNIRLGDGTIRRGQVLEVDGEKAVVQVFEGTSGIDNKYTTVQFTGEVLKTPVSLDMLGRIFNGSGKPIDNGPPILPEAYLDISGSSINPSERTYPEEMIQTGISTIDVMNSIARGQKIPLFSAAGLPHNEIAAQICRQAGLVKRLEKSDNLLEDKEEDNFAIVFAAMGVNMETAQFFKRDFEENGSMERVTLFLNLANDPTIERIITPRIALTTAEYLAYECGKHVLVILTDMSSYADALREVSAAREEVPGRRGYPGYMYTDLATIYERAGRIEGRKGSITQIPILTMPNDDITHPTPDLTGYITEGQIYIDRQLHNRQIYPPINVLPSLSRLMKSAIGEGMTRRDHADVSNQLYANYAIGKDVQAMKAVVGEEALSSEDLLYLEFLDKFERKFVTQGAYDTRNIFQSLDLAWTLLRIFPRELLHRIPAKTLDHYYSRDTAH, from the exons ATGGGCGAGGCAAAGAAGAGCGTTGACGTGGAGGAAGGATCATTGGAGATTGGCATGG AGTACAGGACTGTCTCTGGAGTTGCAGGACCTTTGGTCATCTTGGATAAAGTGAAG GGTCCCAAGTATCAGGAGATTGTTAATATACGATTAGGAGATGGCACCATCCGGCGTGGTCAGGTCCTTGAAGTTGATGGTGAAAAAGCTGTTGTTCAG GTTTTTGAAGGGACATCAGGAATTGACAACAAATACACCACTGTCCAATTCACTGGCGAG GTTTTGAAAACCCCTGTATCTCTTGATATGCTTGGACGCATTTTCAATGGCTCTGGAAAGCCAATAGATAATGGCCCTCCAATCTTGCCTGAGGCTTATTTGGATATATCTG GAAGTTCTATTAATCCTAGTGAAAGAACCTATCCTGAAGAAATGATTCAAACTGGAATATCTACCATTGATGTTATGAATTCCATTGCTCGAGGACAGAAGATCCCTCTCTTTTCTGCTGCTGGTCTCCCTCACAATGAAATAGCTGCCCAGATTTGTCGCCAGGCTGGTCTTGTAAAGCGTCTAGAAAAATCTGACAATCTTTTGGAG GATAAAGAAGAGGACAATTTTGCTATCGTATTTGCCGCTATGGGAGTCAATATGGAAACTGCACAATTTTTCAAACGTGATTTTGAAGAAAATGGTTCGATGGAGAGAGTGACTCTTTTTCTGAATTTG GCAAATGACCCCACCATTGAGCGCATTATTACTCCACGAATTGCACTCACAACAGCAGAATATTTAGCTTATGAATGTGGGAAGCACGTCCTTGTCATCCTAACTGACATGAGCTCATATGCTGATGCACTTCGTgag GTATCAGCAGCCCGAGAGGAAGTACCAGGTAGACGTGGTTATCCAGGGTACATGTACACTGATCTGGCAACTATATATGAGCGTGCTGGACGGATAGAAGGAAGAAAAGGCTCCATTACACAGATACCCATCTTAACCATGCCAAATGATG ATATTACCCATCCGACACCTGATCTTACTGGTTATATCACTGAAGGTCAAATTTACATCGATAGGCAGCTCCATAATCGGCAG ATATATCCTCCTATCAATGTCCTCCCTTCTTTATCTCGGCTAATGAAG AGTGCTATTGGTGAGGGCATGACCCGGCGTGATCATGCTGATGTCTCTAACCAG CTCTATGCTAATTATGCGATTGGAAAGGATGTTCAAGCTATGAAGGCAGTCGTAGGAGAGGAGGCACTGTCATCCGAGGatttg CTTTATCTCGAGTTTCTGGACAAGTTTGAAAGGAAATTTGTTACTCAAGGAGCATATGACACTCGAAACATCTTCCAGTCTCTGGATCTCGCATGGACgcttctacgtattttccctcgcGAGCTTCTCCACCGCATACCTGCAAAGACCTTAGATCACTATTACAGCAGGGATACAGCACACTAA
- the LOC103985902 gene encoding cytokinin dehydrogenase 6-like: MSPQRLSHIPPSFLITLPQGLLELDIADRIYVDPDTTTRFSTDFGRLTRAPPSAVLYPSSPDDIAALVRFSYFSPHPFTVAARGCGHSVRGQALAPGGVVVDMPSLGRGRDDRINVSRGDGSSFWYVDAGGEQLWIDVLHETLKHGLAPRSWTDYLHLTVGGTLSNAGVSGQAFRHGPQISNVYELEVVTGKGEMMRCSHNENPALFYGVLGGLGQLGIITRARIAVEPAPERVRWARLIYTDFVSFTRDQELLISMSEEGFDYVEGSLLMMDHSLIGNWRSSFFSDRDWEKVKLLASQFGAIYCLEGAVYYELATASSVDQKLDSFLKQLSFVPGFAFAKDVSYMAFLDRVHDGEMKLRSMGLWDVPHPWLNIFVPKSRIRDFEIGVFKGILKPNNSMGPVLIYPLKKNKWDEKMSAVIPDEEIFYSIGLLRSAIMGDWEHLDDQNDEILRFCHREGIEYKQYLPHFTAQTDWMKHFGLKWNVFVDLKRRYDPKLVLSPGQRIFASSLIEHVSEQETLFLKLY; the protein is encoded by the exons ATGTCTCCGCAGAGACTTAGCCACATACCACCATCCTTTCTGATAACTCTCCCGCAGGGCCTCCTCGAGCTGGATATCGCCGATAGGATCTACGTGGATCCCGACACCACCACACGGTTCTCTACCGACTTCGGCCGCCTCACCAGAGCGCCCCCTTCGGCCGTGCTCTACCCGTCGTCCCCCGACGACATTGCCGCCCTCGTCCGGTTCTCCTACTTCTCACCCCACCCCTTCACCGTCGCCGCTCGAGGCTGCGGCCACTCCGTCAGAGGCCAGGCCCTTGCACCTGGCGGCGTGGTCGTCGACATGCCATCACTAGGCCGTGGCCGCGACGACCGGATCAATGTGTCACGGGGCGATGGGTCCTCCTTCTGGTACGTCGACGCCGGAGGGGAGCAGCTTTGGATCGACGTCCTGCATGAAACGCTCAAGCATGGTCTTGCACCCCGTTCATGGACTGATTATCTCCACCTGACCGTCGGCGGGACTCTCTCGAACGCCGGAGTAAGCGGCCAGGCCTTCCGGCATGGTCCACAGATTTCCAACGTCTACGAGCTGGAAGTCGTCACCG GGAAAGGTGAGATGATGAGATGCTCCCATAACGAGAACCCAGCGCTGTTCTACGGAGTCTTGGGAGGTCTTGGCCAGTTGGGCATCATTACCAGAGCTCGGATCGCCGTGGAGCCTGCACCGGAACGGGTCCGGTGGGCGCGGCTCATCTACACCGACTTCGTCTCCTTCACCCGGGACCAGGAGCTTCTGATCTCGATGTCGGAGGAGGGATTTGAttacgtggagggatcgctgctgatgATGGATCACAGCCTAATCGGCAACTGGAGATCTTCCTTTTTCTCGGACAGGGACTGGGAGAAGGTAAAGCTGCTCGCATCCCAGTTCGGTGCCATCTACTGCTTGGAAGGAGCTGTGTACTACGAGTTGGCCACGGCATCTTCGGTTGATCAG AAACTTGACTCCTTTCTTAAGCAGCTGAGCTTTGTCCCCGGCTTTGCCTTCGCCAAAGACGTCTCCTACATGGCTTTCCTCGACAGAGTCCACGACGGGGAGATGAAACTACGTTCCATGGGACTCTGGGATGTCCCCCATCCATGGCTGAACATATTTGTGCCCAAGTCTAGAATACGAGACTTCGAGATCGGGGTGTTCAAGGGCATCCTCAAGCCTAACAATTCCATGGGGCCAGTGTTGATATACCCCTTGAAGAAGAACAA GTGGGATGAAAAGATGTCGGCGGTGATCCCAGACGAAGAGATCTTCTACTCGATAGGTCTGCTGCGGTCTGCGATAATGGGTGATTGGGAGCACTTGGACGACCAAAATGATGAGATACTGAGGTTCTGTCATCGGGAAGGAATCGAGTATAAGCAGTATTTACCTCACTTTACAGCACAGACAGATTGGATGAAACACTTCGGCCTCAAATGGAACGTGTTTGTGGATCTAAAGAGGCGATACGACCCGAAACTAGTATTATCACCAGGCCAACGTATCTTTGCATCCTCGCTTATAGAACATGTCTCGGAGCAAGAGACACTTTTTCTCAAGCTTTATTAG
- the LOC135674424 gene encoding NDR1/HIN1-like protein 6: MAEQVYASAKPNHNPPQALNGGGGGGQPSFPPTKGQTYGATLPAYRPQPRKPPPRRRRRRGCCCSCCLWITLIVVALVFLAAIAAGVFYLIYHPRRPTFEVGGLRFAAFNVSASGHITSRLDLNVTARNPNSKIAYLYDAASVSVFSGGVDIGDGSFPAFVQNGKNTTLLATTLSAGAQTLDATAASDLRKKTSLQLEIDVDTKVGVKIGGLKTKRMGIHVRCVGIDVGVPKGKAAAPVASPNADCKVKLRIKIWKWTIS, translated from the coding sequence atggcggaGCAAGTCTACGCTTCGGCGAAGCCCAACCACAACCCTCCCCAGGCCCtcaacggcggcggcggcggggggcaACCCTCCTTCCCGCCGACGAAGGGCCAGACATACGGTGCAACCCTCCCGGCCTATCGCCCCCAGCCGCGGAAGCCGCCGCCTCGCCGCCGCAGGCGTCGGggctgctgctgctcctgctgCCTCTGGATCACCCTCATCGTGGTCGCCCTCGTCTTTCTCGCCGCCATCGCCGCCGGCGTCTTCTACCTCATCTACCACCCCCGTCGCCCCACGTTCGAGGTCGGCGGCCTCCGCTTCGCCGCTTTCAACGTCTCCGCTTCCGGGCACATCACCTCCCGGCTCGACCTCAACGTCACCGCCCGCAACCCCAACAGCAAGATAGCCTACCTCTACGACGCGGCCTCCGTCTCCGTCTTCTCCGGCGGGGTGGACATCGGCGATGGATCCTTCCCGGCTTTCGTCCAGAACGGGAAGAACACCACTCTGCTTGCCACCACGCTGTCGGCCGGGGCCCAGACGCTGGACGCGACGGCAGCGTCGGATCTGAGGAAGAAGACCAGTCTGCAGCTGGAGATCGATGTGGACACCAAGGTCGGGGTAAAGATCGGGGGACTAAAGACGAAGAGGATGGGGATCCACGTGCGATGCGTGGGGATCGACGTCGGCGTGCCCAAGGGTAAAGCAGCAGCGCCGGTAGCCTCCCCCAACGCGGACTGCAAGGTCAAACTCCGCATCAAGATCTGGAAGTGGACCATCTCCTAG
- the LOC135674425 gene encoding V-type proton ATPase subunit B 2-like isoform X2, translated as MDCLLSLVLKLEKEYRTVSGVAGPLVILDKVKGPKYQEIVNIRLGDGTIRRGQVLEVDGEKAVVQVFEGTSGIDNKYTTVQFTGEVLKTPVSLDMLGRIFNGSGKPIDNGPPILPEAYLDISGSSINPSERTYPEEMIQTGISTIDVMNSIARGQKIPLFSAAGLPHNEIAAQICRQAGLVKRLEKSDNLLEDKEEDNFAIVFAAMGVNMETAQFFKRDFEENGSMERVTLFLNLANDPTIERIITPRIALTTAEYLAYECGKHVLVILTDMSSYADALREVSAAREEVPGRRGYPGYMYTDLATIYERAGRIEGRKGSITQIPILTMPNDDITHPTPDLTGYITEGQIYIDRQLHNRQIYPPINVLPSLSRLMKSAIGEGMTRRDHADVSNQLYANYAIGKDVQAMKAVVGEEALSSEDLLYLEFLDKFERKFVTQGAYDTRNIFQSLDLAWTLLRIFPRELLHRIPAKTLDHYYSRDTAH; from the exons ATGGACTGTCTCTTATCTTTGGTCCTCAAACTAGAGAAAG AGTACAGGACTGTCTCTGGAGTTGCAGGACCTTTGGTCATCTTGGATAAAGTGAAG GGTCCCAAGTATCAGGAGATTGTTAATATACGATTAGGAGATGGCACCATCCGGCGTGGTCAGGTCCTTGAAGTTGATGGTGAAAAAGCTGTTGTTCAG GTTTTTGAAGGGACATCAGGAATTGACAACAAATACACCACTGTCCAATTCACTGGCGAG GTTTTGAAAACCCCTGTATCTCTTGATATGCTTGGACGCATTTTCAATGGCTCTGGAAAGCCAATAGATAATGGCCCTCCAATCTTGCCTGAGGCTTATTTGGATATATCTG GAAGTTCTATTAATCCTAGTGAAAGAACCTATCCTGAAGAAATGATTCAAACTGGAATATCTACCATTGATGTTATGAATTCCATTGCTCGAGGACAGAAGATCCCTCTCTTTTCTGCTGCTGGTCTCCCTCACAATGAAATAGCTGCCCAGATTTGTCGCCAGGCTGGTCTTGTAAAGCGTCTAGAAAAATCTGACAATCTTTTGGAG GATAAAGAAGAGGACAATTTTGCTATCGTATTTGCCGCTATGGGAGTCAATATGGAAACTGCACAATTTTTCAAACGTGATTTTGAAGAAAATGGTTCGATGGAGAGAGTGACTCTTTTTCTGAATTTG GCAAATGACCCCACCATTGAGCGCATTATTACTCCACGAATTGCACTCACAACAGCAGAATATTTAGCTTATGAATGTGGGAAGCACGTCCTTGTCATCCTAACTGACATGAGCTCATATGCTGATGCACTTCGTgag GTATCAGCAGCCCGAGAGGAAGTACCAGGTAGACGTGGTTATCCAGGGTACATGTACACTGATCTGGCAACTATATATGAGCGTGCTGGACGGATAGAAGGAAGAAAAGGCTCCATTACACAGATACCCATCTTAACCATGCCAAATGATG ATATTACCCATCCGACACCTGATCTTACTGGTTATATCACTGAAGGTCAAATTTACATCGATAGGCAGCTCCATAATCGGCAG ATATATCCTCCTATCAATGTCCTCCCTTCTTTATCTCGGCTAATGAAG AGTGCTATTGGTGAGGGCATGACCCGGCGTGATCATGCTGATGTCTCTAACCAG CTCTATGCTAATTATGCGATTGGAAAGGATGTTCAAGCTATGAAGGCAGTCGTAGGAGAGGAGGCACTGTCATCCGAGGatttg CTTTATCTCGAGTTTCTGGACAAGTTTGAAAGGAAATTTGTTACTCAAGGAGCATATGACACTCGAAACATCTTCCAGTCTCTGGATCTCGCATGGACgcttctacgtattttccctcgcGAGCTTCTCCACCGCATACCTGCAAAGACCTTAGATCACTATTACAGCAGGGATACAGCACACTAA
- the LOC135674426 gene encoding protein ALP1-like, which yields MTTYQTPTPVPAASFDDDLFSYYYSFFHDPATAILPDPQPHSALPLAMESNVKKRPRADDLSPSRLVAMKPFASSSPPHADDDAAGEEPQAAPPPPPLQPGQRRLWVKDRSRDWWDRYNHPDLPDDEFRRAFRMSRATFDFLCEELGSAVAKEDTALRSAIPVRQRVAVCVWRLATGEPLRLVSRRFGLGISTCHKLILEVCTAIRNVLMPRSLLWPGPSDAAAGAARFEGISGIPNVVGAMYTTHIPIIAPKIGIAAYFNRRHTERNQKTSYTVTIQGVVDPDGVFTDICIGWPGSMPDDQVLEKSALYQRANSGFLNHQWIVGGASYPLLDWVLVPYAQKNLTWAHHSFNEKIGEVQRVAKEAFTKLKARWGCLQKRTEVKLQDLPVFLGACCVLHNICEMRKEEMVPELRFELVDDEMVPENSLQSMSAMQARDSIAHNLLHHGLGGTAFL from the coding sequence ATGACCACTTATCAGACTCCTACGCCTGTCCCAGCCGCCTCGTTCGACGACGACCTCTTCTCCTATTACTACTCCTTTTTCCACGACCCCGCCACCGCCATCCTCCCCGATCCTCAACCCCATTCCGCTCTCCCCCTGGCCATGGAATCCAATGTCAAGAAGCGCCCGCGAGCGGATGACTTATCCCCCAGCCGGCTCGTTGCCATGAAGCCCTTCGCCTCCTCTTCCCCCCCGCACGCCGACGATGACGCCGCAGGGGAGGAGCCAcaggctgcgccgccgccgccgccgttgcAGCCCGGGCAACGCCGGCTCTGGGTCAAGGACCGGTCCCGCGACTGGTGGGACCGGTACAACCATCCGGACCTCCCGGACGACGAATTCCGGCGCGCCTTCCGGATGTCCCGCGCCACTTTCGACTTCCTCTGCGAAGAGCTCGGCTCCGCCGTGGCCAAGGAGGACACGGCGCTCCGCTCTGCCATTCCCGTCCGGCAGCGCGTTGCCGTGTGCGTGTGGCGCCTCGCCACCGGGGAGCCTCTCCGGCTTGTCTCCCGGCGCTTCGGACTTGGTATCTCCACCTGCCATAAGCTCATTCTCGAGGTCTGCACCGCCATCCGGAACGTGCTTATGCCGCGATCGCTCTTATGGCCCGGCCCATCCGATGCGGCCGCCGGAGCTGCGCGCTTCGAGGGCATCTCCGGCATCCCCAATGTCGTGGGTGCCATGTACACAACTCACATCCCCATTATCGCCCCCAAGATCGGCATCGCCGCCTACTTCAACCGCCGCCACACCGAACGCAACCAGAAGACCTCCTACACCGTCACCATTCAAGGTGTCGTCGACCCCGACGGCGTTTTCACCGACATCTGCATCGGCTGGCCCGGGTCGATGCCCGACGACCAGGTGCTCGAGAAATCGGCATTGTACCAACGCGCCAACAGTGGCTTCTTGAACCACCAGTGGATTGTGGGCGGCGCCAGCTACCCTCTGCTGGACTGGGTGCTGGTCCCGTACGCTCAGAAGAACCTGACATGGGCGCACCACTCCTTCAACGAGAAGATCGGGGAGGTGCAGCGGGTGGCAAAAGAGGCCTTCACCAAGCTGAAGGCACGGTGGGGATGCCTGCAGAAGAGGACCGAAGTGAAGCTGCAGGACTTGCCGGTGTTCCTCGGGGCATGCTGCGTACTTCACAACATATGCGAGATGAGGAAGGAGGAGATGGTCCCGGAGCTGCGGTTTGAGCTGGTGGACGACGAGATGGTGCCGGAGAACAGCCTCCAATCGATGAGCGCCATGCAGGCTAGAGATAGCATTGCTCATAATCTGCTGCACCATGGCCTTGGTGGAACAGCTTTCTTGTAG